Proteins encoded together in one Acanthochromis polyacanthus isolate Apoly-LR-REF ecotype Palm Island chromosome 12, KAUST_Apoly_ChrSc, whole genome shotgun sequence window:
- the LOC110971708 gene encoding hepcidin-like → MKTFSVAVAVAVMLAFIFIQESSAVPVMEEQELEDPVSFDNPPAAHEVELVESWKMLLNSRQKRDLKCTPYCYPTKDGVFCGVTCRF, encoded by the exons ATGAAGACTTTCAGTGTTGCGGTTGCAGTAGCTGTCAtgcttgcatttatttttatccaGGAGAGCTCTGCTGTCCCAGTCATGGAG GAGCAAGAGTTGGAGGATCCAGTGAGCTTTGACAATCCACCAGCAGCACATGAAGTGGAATTAGTGGAATCATGGAAG ATGCTGTTGAACAGCAGACAGAAGCGAGATCTCAAGTGTACACCTTACTGCTATCCCACAAAAGATGGAGTTTTCTGTGGAGTAACCTGCAGATTCTAA